From Danaus plexippus chromosome 11, MEX_DaPlex, whole genome shotgun sequence, the proteins below share one genomic window:
- the LOC116765796 gene encoding cuticle protein 19.8-like: MYFKIVVVSFLVAVCNAGLIEEGHGQAVSSQSIIRHDQPAHGAQYAPIVAHAAPILTHAAPIVQHAAPLIHSAPIVQHLAPVAHVAHAAPIAVARAEPIEEHAPAHYEFSYSVEDPHTGDHKSQHESREGDVVRGEYSLVQPDGAVRTVEYTADAHNGFNAVVHNSAPSAHAVPAQVHAAPVVHAAPVVHAAPVVHAVHAPVYHAAPVLAHHVAVILSVLALAAAGVVQIGHGYSGEGYGHEAAYAPVAQVAQYEGHDEHVDYHAHPKYDYSYSVSDPHTGDHKEQHEARDGDVVKGEYSLLQPDGSFRKVTYTADDHNGFNAVVHNTAPVHPEYHH; the protein is encoded by the exons ATGTACTTCAAA ATCGTAGTAGTCAGCTTCCTCGTGGCGGTCTGCAACGCAGGTCTCATTGAAGAAGGTCATGGACAGGCTGTATCATCCCAAAGCATCATTCGTCACGACCAACCAGCTCATGGCGCTCAATACGCCCCAATTGTGGCTCACGCTGCCCCCATTCTGACCCATGCTGCTCCCATTGTCCAACATGCTGCACCTCTGATCCACTCAGCTCCCATCGTCCAACACCTTGCCCCAGTTGCCCATGTAGCCCATGCTGCTCCCATCGCCGTTGCCCGTGCTGAGCCTATTGAAGAGCAC GCCCCTGCCCACTACGAGTTCTCCTACTCCGTAGAAGACCCTCACACCGGTGACCACAAGTCACAACACGAGAGCCGCGAAGGTGATGTCGTCAGGGGTGAATACTCTCTGGTACAGCCCGATGGTGCCGTCAGAACTGTTGAATACACCGCTGATGCTCACAACGG ttTCAACGCCGTTGTACACAACTCAGCCCCTTCTGCACATGCTGTACCCGCTCAAGTACACGCTGCCCCAGTAGTACATGCTGCCCCAGTAGTTCACGCTGCCCCAGTAGTACACGCAGTTCACGCTCCAGTCTACCATGCTGCCCCAGTTCTGGCtcatcat GTCGCAGTAATCCTGTCCGTGCTGGCATTAGCAGCAGCTGGTGTGGTCCAAATCGGCCACGGATACAGCGGCGAGGGCTATGGCCACGAGGCAGCATATGCACCAGTCGCTCAAGTAGCTCAGTATGAGGGGCACGACGAGCACGTCGATTACCAT gccCACCCTAAATACGACTACTCGTACTCTGTGTCTGACCCTCACACCGGGGATCACAAGGAACAGCACGAAGCTCGTGATGGCGATGTCGTAAAGGGCGAGTACTCTCTTCTTCAACCTGACGGTTCTTTCCGCAAGGTCACTTACACCGCTGATGATCACAACGG TTTCAACGCAGTAGTCCACAACACAGCGCCAGTCCATCCCGAGTACCACCACTAA
- the LOC116766034 gene encoding cuticle protein 8-like, with protein MFSKIVVFGAIFAAVNAGYYHGPATSSQSIVRHDEALTLGHVAVPVYDAVPLSPAVHYPAPIPYAGQYSGLYGSHDSYAYPKYDFAYSVADPHTGDHKSQHESRDGDAVHGYYSLLQPDGSVRKVEYSADDHNGFNAVVHNSAPSIHPEAIYDHY; from the exons ATGTTCAGCAAA ATCGTCGTATTCGGAGCAATTTTTGCTGCTGTCAACGCTGGTTACTACCACGGCCCGGCTACGTCATCTCAAAGTATTGTTCGTCACGATGAAGCACTCACTCTAGGACATGTCGCTGTACCAGTCTACGACGCCGTCCCACTGTCTCCCGCGGTTCACTATCCTGCCCCTATACCATACGCTGGACAGTATAGCGGTCTATACGGTAGCCACGATTCTTAT gcTTACCCCAAATACGACTTCGCATACTCAGTAGCAGACCCTCACACCGGTGATCACAAGTCACAGCATGAGAGTCGCGACGGTGATGCCGTCCATGGCTACTACTCCTTGTTACAGCCTGATGGTTCCGTACGTAAAGTGGAATACTCTGCTGACGATCACAATGG tttCAATGCCGTTGTCCACAATTCAGCACCTTCAATCCACCCTGAAGCTATCTACGATCACTATTga
- the LOC133319069 gene encoding cuticle protein 8-like has product MFSKIVAFGAMLAAANAGLLHGHGHAVSSQSIVRHDEGHYAAPIAYAAPIAHAAPVAYAPVAHYAAPAAHYDGHDEYAHPKYDFAYSVADPHTGDHKSQHESRDGDAVHGYYSLVQPDGSVRKVEYSADDHNGFNAIVHNSAPSVHAAPVPAYHHY; this is encoded by the exons ATGTTCAGCAAA ATTGTAGCATTTGGAGCTATGTTGGCTGCTGCCAACGCTGGTCTTCTTCATGGTCATGGACACGCTGTGTCCTCCCAAAGCATTGTCCGTCATGATGAAGGACACTACGCGGCGCCCATCGCATATGCTGCCCCAATCGCTCATGCTGCTCCAGTTGCCTACGCCCCAGTCGCTCACTACGCTGCACCCGCTGCCCATTACGATGGACATGatgaatat GCCCACCCCAAATACGACTTCGCATACTCAGTAGCAGACCCTCACACCGGTGATCACAAGTCACAGCATGAGAGCCGCGACGGTGACGCCGTCCATGGCTACTACTCCCTGGTACAGCCTGACGGCTCCGTACGTAAAGTGGAATACTCTGCTGATGACCACAATGG ATTCAATGCCATCGTACACAACTCAGCTCCCTCTGTGCATGCCGCACCAGTGCCAGCCTACCATCACTACTAA
- the LOC116766044 gene encoding uncharacterized protein LOC116766044 produces the protein MTSSNSLLFLLVTILYQDITSGASFSNVIVQRGSEVLPIEYINYNPSALTYTSQVARLSQAPLQSVISEPLVSSVLSPCVSPCVIPNAAPVQSTVNAKIGAYKTSAANVPVILTNKDESRGYQYAYAVFDVDTGDKKTQSERSDGSVVQGHYSFIQPDGFLREVVYTADDLKGFNAIVRNISPEPEHKHTSETEKSEEKHIIPPCKDNKNEHLTHAHERNEEGHPAHEQENHEASSSEEMHVKQEHLEVENLNEKKSEEASAEKNEENVDKSHEHSAEKSEKDSEENSGEKSVEKSNEEVHPVILSEGGQESNLLITYSDIVKCLQSKLQGPNVVSPLTYVLLPSSYKPC, from the exons ATGACATCTTCA AATTCTCTACTTTTCCTGTTGGTGACGATCTTGTATCAAGATATCACTTCTGGGGCATcattttcaaatgttataGTGCAAAGAGGATCTGAAGTACTTCCCATAGAATACATCAACTATAATCCATCTGCATTAACATACACGTCTCAAGTGGCTCGTTTATCTCAAGCACCATTACAATCAGTAATTTCTGAACCGCTAGTATCAAGTGTTTTATCTCCATGTGTGTCGCCTTGCGTCATTCCTAATGCAGCTCCCGTCCAATCCACGGTTAATGCTAAAATTGGTGCTTATAAGACATCAGCGGCGAATGTACCTGTCATATTGACAAATAAAGAC gaaTCAAGGGGATACCAATATGCTTACGCAGTTTTTGACGTAGACACCGGTGACAAGAAAACTCAAAGCGAACGCAGTGACGGGTCAGTAGTTCAAGGGCACTATTCGTTCATTCAACCTGACGGCTTCTTGCGCGAAGTCGTTTATACGGCGGACGATTTGAAAGG attCAACGCTATAGTACGTAACATATCTCCTGAACCGGAACACAAACATACTTCTGAAACAGAAAAATCAGAAGAGAAACACATCATACCGCCATGCaaagacaataaaaatgaacaTTTAACACATGCACATGAGAGAAATGAAGAAGGTCATCCAGCTCATGAACAAGAAAATCACGAAGCAAGTTCATCAGAGGAAATGCATGTAAAACAGGAACATTTAGAGGTAGAAAATCTGAATGAAAAGAAAAGTGAAGAAGCAAGTGCAGaaaaaaatgaagaaaatgttgataaaagCCATGAGCATAGTGCTGAAAAAAGCGAAAAAGATAGTGAGGAAAACTCGGGTGAAAAATCTGTCGAAAAATCAAACGAAGAAGTCCATCCAGTAATCCTATCTGAAGGAGGTCAAGAATCAAACTTGTTAATTACTTATAGTGACATAGTTAAATGTCTGCAATCTAAACTACAAGGGCCGAATGTGGTTTCTCCGCTCACCTATGTATTATTACCTTCATCATATAAACCTTGTTAA